CCAGACACTTGGGAGCTAAATCTAGCACTACAAAGTCATACGAAGAAATTACATAACCTTTATTTAAAAGTAAAGCTAAAACATTAAGATAAGTAAGATTAACGATGGTAGAATGGCAAAAGATGGCAGCTTGGTCACGAACCTTGATGTCATCTTCATTAACACGGAAGACCTCCAAGTACCATCGATACATATAAACGAAAGAGTAACAATGACAAGGTGCACTTACGCTCTTACCAAAAGGACGTAGAAAGAAAAGGTGAGAAGCGAGACGATGTCTGCCCGGCCCTCGACGGAGATAAATCTCCTACATCTCAAAGATCGCACCCAAAGATCATAACACAAACAGACCGAGAAATCCAGCATGTAATAAGTAACACGAACACCCATTAACAAAGGCAcctcaacaccaacaccaacaccgatCAGAGGACTTAGCTTACCACTAAAAAGACTACTTAGACTCCCATCTAAGGAGGTTATTAGGAGGAAAAAACAAGAAAAGAAGATAAAAAGCGACACCATTGAAAGATGAGGAATCCACCGCCTCTTATCCCAACCAAAGACACCACCAAAACCCAAATTCACCCTACCCAACACACCTCAATCAGAAATTAACAGACCCCAAAACAGCAGCCTCACTCCAACCAAGAACAACCGAACACAACCCACCGTCCACGAGGACACGGCACACCTAACGAGCACCAAATACCAGAACACTGAGACTCCAAATTCCAAACGAACCCCCAGGACCATCGGCAGACATGCAACCCGACAAACAACATCACAACAGACCGACATAACACCGAACCGGAAAATGGGCCAATTTGGCGGGGGAGGGGCGAGGAGAAGGGGAAACACTATATTGTCCCATAAACCACCACCACTTAACTGAAAAACACCACCCAGATGAGCTATACTCATCGACCAGACACAACGACGATCGACGACCATCAAGGCATCAGGACTTACTAGGGGCGGGGAGAGGGGCGATGGGGAGCGAAAACACCCCTGGAACGCATGTGACACTTTCGATGACAGAACATGGGAACGCGGAACAGAACGACCTCAGAAACCACCACACGAAAACCAACCAAACCCGTCGGACGACTAGGACGGAAAAGATCCACAAAGAGAAGGGTGTGAGATCAGGCCATTGGGGTCCGCCACAAAGAGGAAACTTGAGCAATCACAGGAGATGGGTCAAGGAGTGACCCCATCTCCGGCGAAGGGTAGGGTAAAAAGGTGGGAAGTAATTGATTAGGGGAGGCGGCGGGTCAGAAAACAAGGGATTAGGGTTTTcttttttagagagaagtgggaggtTTAAGAGAGAGAGTCATATTATTAATGAATTGATCTTTcctttaaataaaaaataaaaaatatcaaCCAAGCACATAATAACGCATTTAACATTTTCTTTGGGAGTCATATCGTACTTAACACTTAAATATAAATCACTTGACAAACATCAAAACATTAATCAATTATGTAGATcgtagatttagaccaactagataagtacaatagaaatgcaaaaacatatacatccaaaaacattaaacTGGCCCAAATacaaacccgtgcaattttacacgggtttaaaactagttaatcAATTAAACCTAAACTCAATAAATGTATTCTGATCTTGACAAAAAAAAAGCCAGAGTCAATTTGAATGATTACGTTAAGAAATACACATCAGATCGTTTTGTTTGACTATAACAAAAAATGAGAAATGTCAATCTTTTAATTACCATGGACCCAAATAAACAATAGGCTTTAAGCACCTGGTTTTTATATGATTTTGATTTGAAGTCAACATAAAATTGTGCATATATTTCAGCCCCTTGAAATAGATCATCctccgactctatatatataaaGTATAGACAAAACGTAATTCACATGTTGCCATTGTACGTAACTTATACGTGAAATTAAGCAAGTTAGCAACGTGAGTCTACTCGATCGATTGGCTTAATCTTCATTCTCCACAAGTTCGTAATTCATATTTTTAGCACAAATGGGTCGTTGGATTAAACCTGATGTATGTATTCTTCGGACTTATTTCTATAACTTATATTAGCAATTTCTGCTATgtatttttaattgttatttataGTAAACAGAAATTAATACCTCGTATGTATTAGTATTATGGGGGGATCCATTTTAAGTAAATTAACCGTGTTTGTCAAATTGTGACAGGTATATCCACTAATTGGAGCAATGTCATTTGTGACAAGCTTATGCATATTTCAGCTAACAAGAAACGTCCTTCTTAATCCTGATGTTAGGATAAATAAAGGGAAAAGAGGGACAGCAGTTCTTGAAAACTATGAAGAAGGTGAAAAATATGCACAGCATGGACTTCGCAACTACTTGAGGAATCGTCCTCCTCAAGTCATGCCTACTATCAACGCCTTCTTCTCCGACACCAACCAAGATTAATTTCTCATTTtacgtataataataataataatatccaaAATCAAACATGTAATAATAAAACATTATTGTTGACTGTAAATTATTGTTTGTTTTGGCTCAAAAGGGTCGAATAATATAACTTACTCTTAATTCTAACGATTTGTTAGGACCTTTTTGGTTTATGTTGAAATCATATTAGATAGAACATCGAACTTAGGCCTGTAAACAGTATATGATTGGGCTGGCCCCAAAACTCATTTACGATATTTATGCTAAACCTCGTCTCTAAAATTTAGGCACCTTTTTCCACTAAGGGCTTTTTGAAGGTTCACACTTAACAATACCAAGTGTTGATCATGAGTGGGCCTTTGACACTTATATATACAGTCTACTTTGTAAATTTCAAATGATGGTTTTCTTACGTTTTAACTCTTTTTATTCAATCTCTTCCATAAAAAACGTAGATGGACCTAAAAATAAAATAGTCCAAACTTAAAATTTTAACTTATTTAGCTTTTATTTCATAACCCTGATATATTATAATGATTATTAACATACTTAAATAGGTAATTTACTGATACAAAATGTAATAATGACGGCACTAAAATGTaaagatgaattatttacatggaacCATGAGAGGAAAGTTAGAGAGAGAAAAGCTCTTTTATCATAAACCCtaataacaacataataatgaCGGCACTAAAACTCACACAAAATCGATTTTCGCCATTAAATTCTGCTACTAAATCAGCTCTAAATTCTTCCAACGCTTCTATTTTACCTTCATCTGATGCATCTCGCTCAAAAGATGGCACCTTTGTTCCTTCATCATCTGATACGGGTAAAACTAAGTCCATTAACCCTATACAGGGTATCCCTGTTTTGAACCTTGGTGAAGCAGAACCGGAAGAAAATGATGGATGGAAGCTGCGAAAAGGAGGTAAGGACGTCCCAGTATTGGAAACAATTGTTGAGGAAGAGGATGTTTCTGATTTACTTCAGTTTTCCCATGAAGACATCAAAACTGAGGTAGATTTCTAGACTAACTCTGTTACTTGTTACATACTTGGAGCCAATCCGCCTTGGGATATTGTGGAAGATTATGTGTATCGGGTTTGGGACCATTTTGGGATTGATAAGGTTTCCTTCCTTGATAATGGGGTCTTTATTGTTAGATTTTCTAAATCTGGTGGTAAAGATGCTCTGCTAAAATCTGGATACTAcatgtttgataataaacctgtGATTATTAAACCATGGGTTAAGGATATGGAGATGGTTAAAGAAAAGGTTGAGGTGGTTCCTGTGTGGGCCAAACTTCATGGTCTCCCCCTGAAGTTTTGGGGTTCCTGTTTGCCTAAAATTGCCAACTTGGTTGGTAAATATGTTAAGTTGGATTTGGACACACAGGATAAAATCCGCCTGAGTTTTGCGAGGATAATGGTTGAGGTGCCTATGGATCAACAGCTCCCTGGAAAAGTGAAGTTTTTGGATGAATCTGGGACTGTGGTGACTGTTACTGTGGAGTATGAGTGGCGTCCTATTTCTTGTACCAGCTGTAAAGGGATAGGCCATGAAGCTGCTCAGTGCAGGAAACCTGGTGGCCTGGCAAGAAGAGACTACGTCCACAAGCACCTAAGATAGTATCTAAACCCCAATAGAAGACTGAATGAAGGCCAATTGTGAAACCAACTCCTGCTCCTCCAGGTGTTCTAACTCCTGCTATTCTTACTCCTACAAATTTTCCCCCTTTGCATAATGTCAGGAGTTCCCCTGTTGTTAAGTCTACCCCTGTGAAGCAAATTATTAGACTTAACAGGCAGGATGGAATGGTGGGAGTGAGACTGTCTGAAAAATTTAGTAACTACACCTTCATGGATGCTCTTAAACATAAT
The Silene latifolia isolate original U9 population chromosome 11, ASM4854445v1, whole genome shotgun sequence genome window above contains:
- the LOC141614780 gene encoding uncharacterized protein LOC141614780, with product MSFVTSLCIFQLTRNVLLNPDVRINKGKRGTAVLENYEEGEKYAQHGLRNYLRNRPPQVMPTINAFFSDTNQD